One Candidatus Schekmanbacteria bacterium genomic window, CTTTACAACCTTTGCTGTCATTGTTTATGGAAATCAAAGGATTTTTCCTGTTTTTTATAAAAAAAGTGAAAATTTGATAAGCTGGATGAAAAATAATGTATCTCCCAATGAAAAAGTACTTCTTGCTAAGTGTACAGGTGGTGATCCAAATATTGCACTTCGTGCAGGACTGTCTTGGAAAAATGTTGACTGGATACTTCTTTACCCGAATTATTTGATCTTTTCTTTGAGGCATATTTATCAATATGATAAAAGAGGCATAGAAAATTATATTTATAATGAGAGGCCCTCTTATATAATTACATCGTATCCGAGATTTTTATACAATATAAACAAAATAATCCGAAAGAATGAAAAGTTGAGAAAGTCTGTCGTTTGTGAATGGAATATCACAATTAAACCCGGTTATTTCATTCTTGAAATTGAATATGACAATGAAAAAAAACAAAGAGTAATCCAGAGATAATATTCAATGAGAGAAAAAGTGGAAGAAGTTGAATATATAAAGGACAAAAAGATTTCTGTGGTTATTCCTCTTTTCAATGAAGAGGAAAGTATCAATGAACTTTATGAAAAACTTTCAGATGTTCTTAAAAAACTTTCTGCTGATTATGAAATAATATTTATAGACGATGGAAGCACTGATTCATCTTATGAAAAACTGCTGGAAATATTTAGAAGAGACAAGTCTGTCATAGTGGCAAAACTTAGAAAGAATGTGGGAAAAGCTTGGGCTCTGTCGGCAGGATTTAAACTTGCGTCAGGTGATATTGTATTCACAATGGATGCTGATTTACAGGACGAACCTTCGGAGATTCCACTTTTTTTGAAAAAACTAAATGAAGGATATGACCTTGTTTCTGGATGGAAAAAAAGAAGGAATGATCCTTTGACAAAAGTGATTCCTTCGAGAATATTCAACTGGTTTGTTTCCTTCATAACAGGAATCAAGCTTCACGATTTCAACTGTGGATTCAAGGCCTATCGAAGGGAGGTTATTGATAATATTTCAATCTATGGAGAGCTTCATAGATATATCCCTGTCCTTGCCGAGAGATTAGGGTATAAAACAGGCGAAGTAGTTGTAAAGCATAATGCAAGAAAATATGGTTTTTCAAAATATGGAATTGAAAGGTTTACAAGAGGTTTTTTGGATATGCTTACGGTTATCCTTCTTACAAGATACCGGTGGAAACCACTTCACTTTTTTGGAAGCATTGGACTTTTAGTAGCAGCAGCAGGATTTATTACTAATTTTGTCCTCTTGGTAAGACATATACTCTTTTTAATTTACGGAGTAAAAGCATGGGAATTAAGAGACAGACCTCTGTTGTCTCTTGGCGTACTTTTAATCATTGTAGGTATTCAATTTATTTCGATTGGTCTTCTTGCGGAAGTAATAACAGTAAAGAATTCAAAAGATGAAAGTGGAGAGAATTTTGTAAAGGAAATCCTCAAAAGAGACAGCTGATAATTTTGTCCAATAGTTCTTGCCTTATTATACAAAAGTAATATTGAGTGTAATTATGAATTTTGGGAAAAGGAGACCTATTTATTAGTGGAAATGATAAAAATAGAATGAAAGTAATTCCAGATGCTTTGTGCGCAAGATGCGGCACTTGTGAAGGCGTATGTCCTGAAGGGATAATTAGAGAAGATGATAGAGGATTTCCAATAGTTCTAAACAGAGAGGAATGTACAGGATGCGGTTTATGCAAAAAAGTCTGTCCCGGCATGTTAGTTGACTTTCCTCCATATTGTGAAGATGAAGAATCAGATTTCAATCCCTATCTCGGTTTTTTTTTCAAAGTATTGTCAGCAAGAAGTATAGACAAAAAAGATGCTCAGTTTTCTGCTTCAGGAGGAGGAGTTTCAGCTCT contains:
- a CDS encoding glycosyltransferase; this encodes MREKVEEVEYIKDKKISVVIPLFNEEESINELYEKLSDVLKKLSADYEIIFIDDGSTDSSYEKLLEIFRRDKSVIVAKLRKNVGKAWALSAGFKLASGDIVFTMDADLQDEPSEIPLFLKKLNEGYDLVSGWKKRRNDPLTKVIPSRIFNWFVSFITGIKLHDFNCGFKAYRREVIDNISIYGELHRYIPVLAERLGYKTGEVVVKHNARKYGFSKYGIERFTRGFLDMLTVILLTRYRWKPLHFFGSIGLLVAAAGFITNFVLLVRHILFLIYGVKAWELRDRPLLSLGVLLIIVGIQFISIGLLAEVITVKNSKDESGENFVKEILKRDS